In one Portunus trituberculatus isolate SZX2019 chromosome 31, ASM1759143v1, whole genome shotgun sequence genomic region, the following are encoded:
- the LOC123511458 gene encoding uncharacterized protein LOC123511458, whose protein sequence is MSEKCGENPVLSTPKRRPKREMGGMSFHGSPPMKDNTLYPWNWSEHVCKVEMSSPCCGHGGAPCESPDPRGCESRRGRPRADVINTLIIEGAQSPSSIKCHICNRVFPREKSLQAHLRTHTGERPYQCDYPQCTKAFTQSGQLKTHQRLHTGEKPFICSAPGCTSRFTHANRHCAEHPYATLHRTADLHIDPKLTPAERTEDVLRWLEKYRHERMERTPAKSRKNKRELDGTPDTPRTPCTPSSDSDIMSPPPVKRTKSRRELCPLMEQQHNKADNRQIPSHHHQHHYIHRRDENAYLSPAGCEVDENKFGESQQRPQRPMPASPMLSRVLRNTENLQSPVKHPSYPGFDMDGIKPLPEVEDRVFLPNAAAITQDASHLSTHETDMVLGLAFPRNMPLALPPEQLLEDDHVQDTAWPCPDLSIKAEDALKVENAFAQENFSNDKSVVHAHHTEYLTSVVLSLPVAGIEENPQKQPTADDTSPQNDSSPQSEEWRMRQPKKRWLREVLRLEQGKPEIPSMPLGEVESPPQPSVVTKPSSQAFSPVVSQPKGGETKEKWMGAMALIQLAEVPDEGSQPLNLSTARYTML, encoded by the exons ATGTCCGAAAAGTGTGGTGAAAATCCAGTGCTTTCTACGCCCAAACGGCGTCCCAAGCGTGAAATGGGTGGCATGTCGTTCCACGGCAGCCCCCCGATGAAGGACAACACGCTTTACCCCTGGAACTGGAGTGAACACGTGTGTAAAGTGGAAATGAGCAGCCCCTGCTGTGGCCATGGAGGTGCCCCTTGCGAAAGCCCTGACCCACGGGGCTGCGAGTCCAGGAGAGGCCGTCCACGAGCAGATGTCATCAACACTCTTATCATTGAAGGCGCGCAGTCCCCCAGCAGCATCAAGTGCCACATCTGTAACAGAGTCTTCCCCAGAGAGAAGAGTCTGCAAGCTCACCttcgcacacacacag GCGAGCGCCCCTACCAGTGTGACTACCCACAATGCACCAAGGCTTTCACACAGAGCGGCCAACTCAAAACTCACCAGCGCCTTCACACCGGAGAAAAGCCCTTCATATGCTCCGCGCCAG GCTGCACATCAAGATTTACTCACGCCAATCGTCACTGCGCTGAGCACCCTTATGCCACCCTGCACAGGACAGCAGACCTTCACATAGACCCCAAACTGACCCCTGCTGAACGAACAGAGGAT GTGCTGCGGTGGCTGGAGAAGTACCGCCATGAAAGAATGGAACGCACACCTGCAAAGAGTcgcaagaacaagagagaattGGACGGCACTCCAGACACGCCACGGACTCCATGCACGCCCTCGTCAGATTCAGACATTATGTCTCCGCCACCAGTCAAACGCACCAAGTCCCGGCGTGAACTCTGCCCTCTTATGGAGCAGCAGCATAATAAAGCTGATAACCGCCAGAttcccagccaccaccaccagcaccattacATCCACCGTAGAGATGAGAATGCTTATTTGTCCCCTGCAGGGTGTGaagtagatgaaaataaatttgGTGAGAGTCAGCAGCGTCCACAGCGACCCATGCCAGCCTCACCCATGCTCTCTCGAGTGTTGCGGAACACCGAAAATCTTCAGAGCCCTGTGAAGCACCCAAGCTATCCTGGTTTTGATATGGATGGAATCAAGCCTTTGCCAGAAGTGGAAGATCGGGTGTTTCTACCAAATGCAGCAGCCATCACCCAAGATGCATCCCACCTTTCCACACATGAGACTGACATGGTACTAGGTTTGGCCTTCCCCAGGAACATGCCACTGGCATTGCCACCTGAACAGCTGTTGGAAGATGATCATGTGCAAGATACTGCTTGGCCATGTCCAGATTTATCTATTAAGGCAGAAGATGCACTAAAAGTTGAGAACGCATTTGCCCAAGAAAATTTTTCAAATGACAAGAGTGTTGTGCATGCCCACCACACTGAGTATCTAACCTCAGTCGTCCTTTCCCTCCCAGTAGCAGGCATTGAAGAGAATCCCCAGAAACAGCCCACTGCTGATGACACTTCTCCACAAAATGACAGTTCACCCCAGTCTGAGGAGTGGAGAATGAGGCAGCCCAAGAAGAGATGGCTGCGGGAGGTACTGCGGCTGGAGCAGGGAAAACCTGAGATTCCTTCCATGCCGCTGGGAGAGGTAGAGAGTCCACCCCAGCCTTCTGTAGTAACAAAACCCTCCAGCCAGGCCTTCAGTCCTGTGGTGAGCCAACCCAAAGGTGGTGAGACCAAAGAGAAGTGGATGGGTGCCATGGCCCTCATCCAGCTGGCAGAGGTACCGGATGAGGGGTCACAGCCGCTCAACCTCTCCACAGCACGCTACACTATGCTTTAA
- the LOC123511461 gene encoding plasminogen activator inhibitor 1 RNA-binding protein-like isoform X1, whose protein sequence is MENSYGIGVRNRYELFYDEDIDPMDLIKQTEKIKDKSSEKENKGKTTKAKAPVAAKKGTKTEPASKAADKTSAPVAVTRSSSSWSGSEAPEETKLPQQRGPRPSDGRVKFSDREERNNRRNRQEGGEYREGPPPPRFDGEGRGGGSGGMGRGRARGMGRGRGRGRGGPGGIPGGMDNRGKREFDRQSGMATTGVKPMDKREGSGSFNWGSDRDQIEEQLNATPNANELDTSTETPEKAPEEGAAPAEGEEVAKEDDNAKEMTLDEWKAMQGTRNKPSFNIRRAGEGENQAQWKKTYVLKKKIEDSDEEEEEEEEEEVHHGRKKVLLPIDFQFADSPGRGRGRGRGRGGPGRGRGGEMRGGRGGGGGGDRGERGDRGERGERGGRGGERGSRGGPGSRGGRGAPRQQEAPKMDDERDFPSLG, encoded by the exons ATGGAGAACTCTTACGGCATAGGGGTTCGTAACCGTTACGAACTGTTCTACGATGAAGACATTGACCCAATGGATCTTATTAAGCAGACGGAAAAGATAAAGGATAAGAGCtccgagaaggaaaacaagggaaagacCACTAAGGCCAAGGCTCCCGTGGCCGCCAAGAAGGGCACCAAGACCGAGCCCGCCTCAAAGGCCGCCGACAAGACCAGCGCCCCAG TTGCTGTAACTCGATCCAGTTCAAGTTGGTCTGGCTCTGAAGCTCCTGAGGAAACTAAGT TGCCCCAGCAGCGAGGACCAAGGCCCAGCGATGGCAGGGTCAAGTTTTCTGACCGTGAGGAACGTAACAACCGACGCAATCgccaggaaggaggagaatacagAGAAGGCCCTCCACCACCAAG ATTTGATGGTGAAGGccgtggtggagggagtgggggaATGGGCCGAGGGCGCGCCCGTGGCATGGGACGTGGTCGTGGCAGAGGACGCGGTGGTCCCGGTGGAATCCCTGGGGGCATGGACAACCGGGGCAAGAGGGAGTTTGATCGGCAGAGTGGAATGGCAACCACTGGGGTGAAGCCCATGGACAAGCGTGAGGGATCTGGTTCTTTCAACTGGGGCTCTGACCGGGACCAGATTGAGGAGCAGTTGAATGCCACTCCAAATGCAAATGAACTCGACACATCTACTGAGACTCCAGAGAAG GCCCCAGAAGAAGGTGCAGCCCCAGCTGAAGGTGAAGAGGTTGCTAAAGAAGATGATAATGCCAAGGAAATGACACTGGACGAATGGAAGGCCATGCAAGGCACCCGAAACAAACCTTCTTTCAACATCCGTCGGGCTGGAGAGGGGGAGAATCAGGCACAGTGGAAGAAGACTTACGTCCTCAAGAAGAAGATTGAAGACtctgatgaagaagaggaggaggaagaggaagaagaagtgcaTCATGGGCGCAAGAAAGTTTTACTTCCCATTGACTTCCAATTTGCTGACTCCCCTGGGCGTGGCAGGGGCCGTGGCCGTGGCAGAGGTGGACCAGGACGTGGGCGTGGGGGGGAAATGCGgggaggtcgtggtggtggtggtggtggtgaccgtgGAGAACGCGGTGACCGTGGGGAGCGCGGAGAGCGTGGAGGACGTGGAGGTGAGCGCGGTAGCCGTGGCGGCCCAGGCTCCCGAGGTGGCCGTGGAGCACCCCGCCAGCAGGAAGCTCCTAAGATGGATGACGAGAGGGATTTCCCCAGCCTGGGATAA
- the LOC123511461 gene encoding plasminogen activator inhibitor 1 RNA-binding protein-like isoform X2 produces MENSYGIGVRNRYELFYDEDIDPMDLIKQTEKIKDKSSEKENKGKTTKAKAPVAAKKGTKTEPASKAADKTSAPVPQQRGPRPSDGRVKFSDREERNNRRNRQEGGEYREGPPPPRFDGEGRGGGSGGMGRGRARGMGRGRGRGRGGPGGIPGGMDNRGKREFDRQSGMATTGVKPMDKREGSGSFNWGSDRDQIEEQLNATPNANELDTSTETPEKAPEEGAAPAEGEEVAKEDDNAKEMTLDEWKAMQGTRNKPSFNIRRAGEGENQAQWKKTYVLKKKIEDSDEEEEEEEEEEVHHGRKKVLLPIDFQFADSPGRGRGRGRGRGGPGRGRGGEMRGGRGGGGGGDRGERGDRGERGERGGRGGERGSRGGPGSRGGRGAPRQQEAPKMDDERDFPSLG; encoded by the exons ATGGAGAACTCTTACGGCATAGGGGTTCGTAACCGTTACGAACTGTTCTACGATGAAGACATTGACCCAATGGATCTTATTAAGCAGACGGAAAAGATAAAGGATAAGAGCtccgagaaggaaaacaagggaaagacCACTAAGGCCAAGGCTCCCGTGGCCGCCAAGAAGGGCACCAAGACCGAGCCCGCCTCAAAGGCCGCCGACAAGACCAGCGCCCCAG TGCCCCAGCAGCGAGGACCAAGGCCCAGCGATGGCAGGGTCAAGTTTTCTGACCGTGAGGAACGTAACAACCGACGCAATCgccaggaaggaggagaatacagAGAAGGCCCTCCACCACCAAG ATTTGATGGTGAAGGccgtggtggagggagtgggggaATGGGCCGAGGGCGCGCCCGTGGCATGGGACGTGGTCGTGGCAGAGGACGCGGTGGTCCCGGTGGAATCCCTGGGGGCATGGACAACCGGGGCAAGAGGGAGTTTGATCGGCAGAGTGGAATGGCAACCACTGGGGTGAAGCCCATGGACAAGCGTGAGGGATCTGGTTCTTTCAACTGGGGCTCTGACCGGGACCAGATTGAGGAGCAGTTGAATGCCACTCCAAATGCAAATGAACTCGACACATCTACTGAGACTCCAGAGAAG GCCCCAGAAGAAGGTGCAGCCCCAGCTGAAGGTGAAGAGGTTGCTAAAGAAGATGATAATGCCAAGGAAATGACACTGGACGAATGGAAGGCCATGCAAGGCACCCGAAACAAACCTTCTTTCAACATCCGTCGGGCTGGAGAGGGGGAGAATCAGGCACAGTGGAAGAAGACTTACGTCCTCAAGAAGAAGATTGAAGACtctgatgaagaagaggaggaggaagaggaagaagaagtgcaTCATGGGCGCAAGAAAGTTTTACTTCCCATTGACTTCCAATTTGCTGACTCCCCTGGGCGTGGCAGGGGCCGTGGCCGTGGCAGAGGTGGACCAGGACGTGGGCGTGGGGGGGAAATGCGgggaggtcgtggtggtggtggtggtggtgaccgtgGAGAACGCGGTGACCGTGGGGAGCGCGGAGAGCGTGGAGGACGTGGAGGTGAGCGCGGTAGCCGTGGCGGCCCAGGCTCCCGAGGTGGCCGTGGAGCACCCCGCCAGCAGGAAGCTCCTAAGATGGATGACGAGAGGGATTTCCCCAGCCTGGGATAA